From the Dendrosporobacter quercicolus genome, one window contains:
- a CDS encoding AsmA family protein — protein sequence MRSWLISHKKSLTGLLLLLVLLIGGWQFVSAKLAQTLQATLLERAGNAVNGRITVGKIDLSLSGRIRIRDIALYDREGALLLQSPSVKIRYRWSDLTSGSLGLPQVEQVLLEQSEIFVKQNGAAFNWNGFLKEDEESHSTVNAFHGKVVLENSVIFLDTALGERTLTGINGSFDWRQAPVIALQAGGMLGKDAFTVQGSWAGEIVLQAETLDLAGFSDLLALGDTTLEAGTVRDLAVYVTQDEKGTLSYHAKGVMDGVKAAGAFALQEGKSDFQLDADGVTFTGLSGLVSGQQVNGQGTVFWGSGQPQLDFTLNLPNVDAAAFVSGLSVGQPLVIDARVSGSGTAPVITGAFKTHEVGLGEVAASDVAGSFRFADGQLALDQVRGNAYQGVLNAAGQVAPDTQQYQFAVSGQGMNSSRLTDKDVSGPLDFTGTVSGQGESAVTRGNFIIRDGKAYGLSFQSLTGSFVKQGDKTEISDIAVHTALGTLYPEQLSQEALDMLKEKAVPVSKTELRQAVTDQLRKKLFR from the coding sequence ATGAGATCTTGGTTGATCAGTCATAAAAAAAGTTTGACAGGATTGCTGCTGTTGCTGGTTTTATTGATCGGAGGCTGGCAATTTGTCTCGGCTAAGCTGGCCCAGACGCTGCAGGCAACGTTGCTTGAGCGGGCGGGCAATGCGGTAAACGGCAGGATTACGGTAGGGAAAATAGACTTAAGTTTGTCCGGCCGCATTCGTATCCGGGATATCGCTCTTTATGACCGGGAAGGAGCGCTTTTATTGCAGAGTCCGTCGGTGAAGATTCGTTACCGTTGGTCCGATTTAACCAGTGGCAGTCTGGGATTGCCCCAGGTTGAGCAGGTGCTGCTGGAGCAGTCTGAAATTTTTGTTAAGCAGAATGGCGCTGCGTTTAACTGGAATGGGTTCCTGAAGGAAGATGAAGAGTCCCATTCGACGGTAAACGCCTTCCACGGCAAGGTTGTGCTTGAGAACAGCGTGATCTTTTTGGATACAGCCCTGGGAGAGCGGACTCTGACCGGAATCAACGGCAGCTTTGACTGGCGGCAGGCCCCGGTGATCGCACTGCAGGCCGGAGGAATGCTTGGGAAGGATGCTTTTACTGTGCAGGGCTCCTGGGCAGGGGAAATCGTACTTCAAGCCGAAACGCTGGATTTAGCGGGATTCAGCGATCTGCTGGCGCTTGGCGACACCACGCTTGAAGCGGGGACAGTGCGTGATTTGGCCGTGTATGTCACGCAGGATGAGAAGGGAACGCTCAGCTACCATGCCAAGGGCGTTATGGATGGCGTAAAGGCCGCTGGAGCCTTTGCCCTGCAGGAGGGAAAGAGCGATTTTCAATTGGACGCGGACGGAGTTACCTTTACCGGTCTGTCCGGGCTGGTGTCCGGGCAGCAGGTAAACGGACAGGGAACTGTTTTCTGGGGCAGCGGTCAGCCTCAGCTTGATTTTACCCTGAATTTACCTAATGTTGACGCTGCTGCATTTGTATCCGGCCTGTCCGTTGGGCAGCCGCTGGTCATCGACGCCAGGGTTTCAGGCAGCGGCACTGCACCGGTTATTACGGGAGCTTTTAAGACTCATGAAGTGGGCCTTGGCGAAGTAGCGGCGAGCGATGTGGCCGGCAGCTTCCGTTTTGCAGACGGTCAGCTGGCTTTGGATCAGGTGCGGGGGAACGCTTATCAGGGCGTGCTCAATGCAGCGGGGCAGGTCGCCCCCGACACGCAGCAGTATCAATTCGCCGTTTCCGGCCAGGGGATGAACAGTTCCCGCCTGACTGACAAGGACGTGTCGGGTCCGCTTGATTTTACGGGTACGGTCAGCGGTCAGGGTGAATCGGCGGTAACCAGGGGGAATTTCATTATCAGGGACGGCAAGGCCTATGGACTTTCGTTTCAGTCACTGACAGGCTCTTTTGTTAAACAGGGAGATAAAACCGAAATCTCTGATATTGCCGTACATACTGCACTGGGTACTCTTTATCCTGAACAGCTCAGTCAGGAGGCGCTGGACATGTTGAAAGAAAAAGCGGTGCCTGTGTCGAAAACTGAATTGAGACAAGCGGTAACGGACCAGCTCAGGAAAAAGCTATTCCGGTAA
- a CDS encoding FAD-binding protein — protein MANKQKNVVVIGGGLAGIVAAAAAAGQGAAVTLATSGPGTLALGGGSISFAGMDTGRSYLKPAVQFFQEITAAAGCDYRGNSGTLAQVPTAMGSFQAVSMAPAAIWAGRPVAGSRVLVTGIRGLSGFNAGFTAELLTAAAAQAGLEMKYSGLTVVIPWLPNGSFNTLDAANYLETESNRDKLARILQPLAKGYHLVLLPAILGHTTASSALARFTDIIGCPAGELNTVPPAVTGLRIYSRLQKYLQQAGVEMNLAYPVQTLQIRDGRCAAAVLATPGRKRVIRADSFIIASGRINQYKVVIDKDSSGNSEELQVDAAANEYLQLLDNENRPVAANLFGAGSLLADYNRQSGNALAILTGYQAGILAAGG, from the coding sequence TTGGCGAACAAGCAGAAAAATGTGGTAGTGATTGGCGGAGGCTTGGCCGGAATAGTCGCCGCCGCAGCAGCCGCCGGGCAGGGGGCTGCCGTGACTTTGGCGACCAGCGGCCCCGGCACTTTGGCGCTGGGCGGCGGCAGTATAAGTTTTGCGGGAATGGACACCGGACGGTCTTATTTAAAACCGGCAGTGCAGTTTTTTCAGGAAATAACTGCCGCGGCCGGCTGTGATTATCGAGGCAATAGCGGGACATTGGCGCAGGTGCCCACCGCTATGGGCAGCTTCCAGGCAGTGTCGATGGCGCCGGCAGCAATCTGGGCCGGCCGGCCGGTTGCCGGCAGCCGGGTGCTGGTAACCGGTATCCGGGGGTTGAGCGGCTTTAATGCCGGTTTCACCGCGGAGCTGTTAACCGCTGCCGCCGCTCAAGCCGGACTGGAAATGAAATATAGCGGCCTGACTGTTGTCATACCCTGGCTGCCGAACGGGAGCTTTAATACATTGGATGCGGCCAATTACCTGGAAACAGAGTCCAACCGGGATAAACTGGCCCGCATTCTGCAGCCGCTGGCTAAGGGTTATCATTTGGTTTTGTTGCCGGCAATACTGGGGCATACCACAGCCAGCAGTGCGTTGGCGCGATTTACGGACATCATTGGTTGTCCTGCCGGCGAGTTGAATACGGTACCGCCGGCGGTGACCGGGTTGAGAATCTACAGCCGGCTGCAAAAATATCTGCAGCAGGCCGGGGTGGAAATGAATTTGGCTTATCCTGTCCAGACTTTGCAGATTCGGGATGGGCGCTGTGCGGCGGCAGTGCTGGCTACGCCCGGCCGAAAACGGGTCATCCGGGCCGACAGCTTCATTATTGCCAGCGGCAGGATCAATCAATACAAGGTGGTTATCGATAAGGACAGCAGCGGCAATAGTGAAGAGCTGCAGGTGGATGCCGCCGCTAATGAATACCTGCAATTGCTGGATAACGAAAACCGGCCGGTGGCCGCCAATCTATTCGGGGCTGGCAGCCTTCTGGCCGATTATAACCGGCAGAGCGGCAATGCTCTGGCCATACTGACGGGATACCAGGCCGGAATTCTGGCCGCGGGGGGGTGA
- a CDS encoding secondary thiamine-phosphate synthase enzyme YjbQ, translating into MEQFSLQTPAEGFIDITAQVAAIVARSSIHQGLCQIFVPHTTAGVTINENADPDVLADMMAAFKQMTPDLPYRHREGNSPAHVKSSLTGCSLTVPVIAARLRLGTWQGIYFCEFDGPRRRNVWIQVIGGA; encoded by the coding sequence ATGGAACAGTTCTCGCTTCAAACCCCCGCCGAAGGCTTTATCGACATTACAGCGCAGGTAGCCGCGATCGTCGCGCGCAGCAGCATTCACCAGGGCCTATGCCAGATATTTGTTCCCCACACTACCGCCGGAGTAACCATTAACGAAAACGCCGATCCCGACGTATTGGCCGATATGATGGCAGCCTTCAAGCAAATGACGCCAGACCTCCCTTACCGCCACCGTGAGGGAAATTCCCCGGCGCATGTAAAGAGTTCACTAACCGGTTGTTCCCTTACCGTACCGGTCATCGCCGCCCGCTTGCGCCTGGGAACCTGGCAGGGTATTTATTTTTGTGAGTTTGACGGGCCGCGCCGGAGGAATGTCTGGATTCAGGTCATTGGCGGGGCTTAG
- a CDS encoding inverse autotransporter beta domain-containing protein yields the protein MRGILLVFIFLSLLQPPGAAAEEVSLEEGLAKVGNSYLDQELRNFKKSARYDWLERTDLGLRLQADGTPVYVIETVQPLGDPAERITSLTQFRLGNDTGGLVANAGIGRRILSADKASMYTVSIFYDYGFDHGHERIGGSIEYTRGRNKYQANLYYAISEARAVNSSNSLYERALSGYDYSVGTTLAYAPWAQFYIKGFGWNHRDLADDVDFKVYTQLQVTPRLNIEWGYLDNDGEHYGKILYSLGTKGPAMIEKGKRIFRNEGERLFFEPRLEKLPHKNEIYVVPVQGD from the coding sequence ATGAGAGGAATACTTTTGGTCTTCATATTTTTGTCGCTGCTGCAGCCACCTGGCGCTGCGGCGGAGGAGGTCAGCTTAGAAGAGGGCTTGGCGAAGGTAGGAAATTCCTATCTTGACCAGGAACTCCGGAATTTTAAGAAAAGCGCCCGGTATGACTGGCTCGAGCGTACCGACCTCGGCCTGCGGTTACAAGCGGATGGAACGCCGGTTTATGTTATCGAGACCGTTCAGCCGCTTGGCGATCCGGCTGAGCGAATTACCAGCCTGACGCAGTTCAGGCTTGGCAATGACACCGGCGGCCTGGTGGCCAATGCCGGGATCGGACGCCGCATTCTTTCCGCCGATAAAGCTTCAATGTATACGGTGAGCATTTTTTATGATTATGGGTTTGATCACGGGCATGAAAGAATCGGCGGCAGTATTGAATATACCCGGGGACGCAATAAATACCAGGCCAATCTGTATTATGCCATTTCTGAGGCCAGGGCGGTAAATTCCTCAAATTCCCTGTATGAGCGGGCTTTGAGCGGTTATGATTATTCGGTCGGTACGACTTTGGCCTATGCGCCATGGGCCCAATTTTATATTAAGGGTTTTGGCTGGAATCATCGTGACTTGGCTGATGACGTTGATTTTAAGGTTTACACGCAGCTGCAGGTTACCCCAAGACTGAATATTGAATGGGGTTATCTGGATAATGACGGCGAGCATTACGGGAAGATATTATATTCACTTGGGACTAAGGGGCCGGCAATGATCGAAAAAGGTAAAAGGATCTTTCGAAATGAGGGTGAGAGGCTGTTTTTTGAACCGCGGTTAGAGAAGCTGCCTCATAAAAATGAGATTTATGTGGTGCCGGTGCAGGGGGATTGA
- a CDS encoding ribbon-helix-helix domain-containing protein, with the protein MAYNDLKYRKRFTTSIKNEILDAFFLLAKQKKQPKSWLMDEALADLLQKYGIKIKEQKD; encoded by the coding sequence ATGGCCTATAATGATTTGAAATATAGAAAACGGTTTACAACGTCAATAAAAAATGAAATTCTGGATGCCTTTTTCCTGTTGGCCAAACAGAAGAAACAACCGAAAAGCTGGCTAATGGATGAAGCGCTTGCGGACTTATTACAAAAATACGGTATCAAAATTAAAGAACAGAAAGATTAA
- a CDS encoding ribbon-helix-helix domain-containing protein, with product MAEPYLRYRTRFTSSLKNDLMKEFDELAKQTRIPKTRLLDEAIEDLLKKHKKLKKS from the coding sequence ATGGCAGAACCTTATTTACGCTATCGAACCCGCTTTACTTCGTCGCTGAAAAACGATTTAATGAAAGAGTTTGACGAACTTGCCAAACAAACGAGAATACCAAAAACCAGGCTATTGGACGAAGCAATTGAGGATTTGTTAAAAAAACATAAAAAACTGAAAAAAAGCTAA
- a CDS encoding glycerol-3-phosphate responsive antiterminator, which translates to MISAAKVLTALQHCPIIASLQNAELIPLAVSSKVQVIMVSSGDIFNIVDMCRQLRQHNKIVLAHLDMIGGMGRDKVAVRYLKEKAGVDGIVTPNGQLIASGHKEGLITAQRIFAHDTPSVTSGINALRQSKPDFIEIMPGIAVLKVYELIRRHFPQPVIAAGLVRSTQDVRQILKAGAVGADTSNQQLWNYTVQAGCSSAPKPSC; encoded by the coding sequence ATGATTTCCGCAGCCAAAGTTTTAACAGCACTGCAGCATTGTCCGATTATTGCGTCCCTGCAAAACGCTGAGCTGATTCCGCTGGCCGTCAGCAGCAAGGTGCAGGTGATTATGGTTTCCTCCGGTGATATTTTCAATATCGTGGATATGTGCCGGCAGCTGCGTCAACATAATAAAATCGTGCTGGCGCATCTTGATATGATTGGCGGTATGGGCAGGGACAAAGTTGCCGTCCGCTACCTCAAAGAGAAAGCCGGGGTGGACGGTATTGTCACGCCCAATGGGCAGTTGATCGCCTCCGGTCATAAGGAGGGACTGATTACAGCGCAGCGGATTTTCGCTCATGATACTCCGTCGGTAACCAGCGGAATCAATGCGCTGCGCCAGTCAAAACCGGATTTTATTGAAATCATGCCGGGCATTGCGGTTTTAAAGGTCTATGAGCTGATCCGGCGGCACTTTCCGCAGCCGGTGATTGCCGCCGGGCTGGTTAGAAGCACGCAGGATGTCAGGCAAATCTTAAAGGCCGGAGCGGTCGGCGCCGACACCAGCAATCAGCAATTATGGAATTATACCGTACAAGCCGGTTGCAGCAGCGCCCCCAAACCATCCTGCTGA
- a CDS encoding anaerobic glycerol-3-phosphate dehydrogenase subunit C: MANDRMNLDACFKCSFCNAVCPLLRVRPDYPGPKKLGSDIERFRREGIHCELEWADYCLGCGQCALICPNQVQVAESIAEARTHQKKNGTKKLRDYLFARPALLGKMNTFAAPVSNLALRAAKALLPLGGITANRTLPPYTGRRLTGSSGTALQETIVLFPGCFIQYNDPGAGEAAVKVLAKAGYRVEIARTACCGLPAGSDKAEMLRDAEHNVLALEDWVSRGCRIVTACTSCGHTLKAKYAGLFAADAHLGKVAEKIAASTYDLGELLADLQQEGRFVLPAQAAARKLAYHAPCHQKAQGMGKPWLKLLRSIAGLQVSDIDCGCCGMSGTYGFKQEKYDISMAIGQALFAAVEEYNPDQAVTECATCRLQIRHGTGYPALHPVEIVAQIMEGAE; this comes from the coding sequence ATGGCAAATGACCGTATGAATTTGGATGCTTGCTTTAAATGCTCTTTTTGCAATGCGGTATGCCCGCTGCTGCGGGTACGCCCTGATTATCCCGGTCCGAAAAAGCTTGGTTCGGATATTGAGCGGTTTCGCCGGGAAGGGATCCATTGCGAGCTGGAATGGGCGGATTATTGTCTGGGCTGCGGGCAGTGCGCGCTAATCTGTCCCAATCAGGTTCAGGTAGCCGAATCTATTGCCGAGGCCAGGACGCATCAGAAAAAAAACGGGACGAAAAAACTGCGTGATTATTTATTTGCCCGGCCTGCTCTGCTCGGCAAAATGAATACTTTCGCCGCTCCGGTGAGCAATCTGGCCCTGCGGGCGGCCAAAGCGCTGCTGCCGCTGGGCGGCATTACCGCCAACCGGACTTTGCCGCCCTATACCGGACGGCGGCTGACCGGCTCGTCCGGAACTGCCTTGCAGGAAACGATCGTGTTGTTTCCCGGCTGCTTTATTCAATATAATGATCCCGGCGCGGGTGAGGCTGCGGTAAAGGTATTGGCGAAAGCCGGCTATCGGGTGGAAATTGCCCGGACCGCCTGCTGCGGCCTCCCGGCCGGCAGTGACAAAGCGGAAATGCTGCGTGACGCCGAACACAATGTGCTGGCCCTGGAAGACTGGGTTAGCCGCGGCTGCCGGATTGTAACCGCCTGCACCAGTTGCGGTCATACTTTGAAAGCGAAGTATGCCGGACTGTTTGCCGCTGATGCCCATTTAGGCAAAGTAGCCGAAAAAATTGCCGCCAGTACGTATGATTTGGGTGAATTGCTGGCCGATTTACAGCAAGAAGGCCGGTTTGTTTTACCAGCGCAGGCGGCGGCCCGCAAACTGGCTTACCATGCTCCCTGCCATCAGAAAGCCCAGGGTATGGGGAAACCCTGGCTTAAGTTATTGCGGTCCATCGCCGGACTGCAGGTGTCTGACATTGACTGCGGCTGTTGCGGCATGTCGGGAACTTACGGCTTTAAACAGGAAAAATACGATATTTCCATGGCAATTGGCCAAGCTTTGTTTGCCGCCGTTGAGGAGTATAATCCTGATCAGGCTGTTACCGAGTGCGCTACCTGCCGGCTGCAAATCAGGCATGGCACCGGTTATCCGGCGCTGCATCCGGTGGAAATAGTAGCGCAGATCATGGAGGGCGCAGAGTGA